In Raphanus sativus cultivar WK10039 chromosome 5, ASM80110v3, whole genome shotgun sequence, the following proteins share a genomic window:
- the LOC108838125 gene encoding monothiol glutaredoxin-S13 translates to MQKAVRPYKSSWTKTIPGNNIFRPKNEDKPCPSSSLSWLTSSPQKPSSLSTKKPNNVLVMENAAVVFARKGCCMGHVAKRLLLTHGANPLVVEIDEGDNNDDNIIISELGNNVISKEKLPVMFIGGKLFGGLENLMATHINGDLGPTLRQAGALWL, encoded by the coding sequence ATGCAAAAAGCAGTAAGACCATACAAGTCATCATGGACGAAGACCATACCGGGCAATAACATTTTCCGTCCAAAGAATGAAGACAAACCATgcccatcatcatcattatcatggTTAACATCATCACCACAAAAACCATCATCTTTAAGCACCAAGAAACCTAACAACGTATTGGTGATGGAGAATGCTGCGGTGGTGTTTGCCAGGAAAGGTTGTTGTATGGGACATGTAGCCAAACGGTTGTTACTGACACATGGAGCGAACCCATTGGTAGTTGAGATTGATGAAGGAGACAACAACGACGACAACATCATCATAAGTGAGCTGGGTAATAACGTGATTAGTAAAGAGAAACTACCAGTCATGTTCATAGGAGGGAAGTTGTTTGGAGGATTAGAGAATCTAATGGCTACTCATATTAATGGTGATTTAGGGCCTACTCTCAGACAAGCTGGTGCTTTATGGCTTTGA